The stretch of DNA TGGCTGGCCGGGGTCGTCACGATCAGGCCATGCAACTCGGGCCGCAGGCGGATCTGGCACGACAGACGGGATTCAGGCCGACGATCAGACGCGAAATCGAGCATCGCATCCTCATCCTCGGACGGGCGCCCGACGACATCGCGCCACTGGGCGTCGATATAGACGTGACAGGTGGCGCAAGCGCAGCACCCCCCACATTCTCCGATGATGGCGTCGACGCCGTTGCCGCGCGCGGCTTCCATCAGCGACTGGCCGACACGACCCTCGACGAACGTCGTCTCGCCGCTTGCGC from Sphingopyxis sp. CCNWLW2 encodes:
- a CDS encoding 2Fe-2S iron-sulfur cluster-binding protein, whose amino-acid sequence is MTKDSKRPVDGPDAAFMPGVDGDGGFHPRVRFISASGETTFVEGRVGQSLMEAARGNGVDAIIGECGGCCACATCHVYIDAQWRDVVGRPSEDEDAMLDFASDRRPESRLSCQIRLRPELHGLIVTTPASQG